The following proteins are co-located in the Streptomyces sp. NBC_01198 genome:
- the fxsT gene encoding FxSxx-COOH system tetratricopeptide repeat protein codes for MDHAPYDRMWATWIAESAGPGIDALLRSDTDRLPPGLQEPGCWTLVLLSATRAGQQRTTQPEPVWAGTDDQLAASRTVIVRVDRDPLPGLRAVEHLIDLSGADASRAGEILREALHRLGIATATAAEPPAPGHPATPDPGSPHPAPFPADRPVLCRLPPADRTFVGRDDLLARIHRSLVADTAPAGPRGVCLWGLGGVGKTSLALEYAHRFHHYYETIWWVRAETAADLRADLADLAAELGVRGDPDMPVMLRELLHVLARSQDVLLILDNAEPDAQLREVWPHSSGVHLLITSRQPDWADLLRARDRMEVPLPSESAATDMLLAASEGPPAREARAAAAAIAEQLGRLPLALSHVAAYVRQSGTTLQQFDELLGTSRARLLTRYRPDPASHPVALTWELSLRRSDQETPGARELMKLCATLAPDDIPRRMLHEHASAVSGALTPVLGDALAFDAAVRSLVKYSLVKAAPDSLQLHRLVQDAVLADLDAEEAAGWLADAAALVLAALPQHVDDPDQWPDCDRLTTHAAVLVARAARLPAAGLAAGTSHAVRARISVLALRCGEYQLERGNFSTADALFQTAVDLARETSGGSSASFITAAARHALARYRLADLPAARSTAESAVAACSEGTDTAAQILAFHTLSRVLVEFSELDEAYRHAEHAHHLLRDAPASTVMAVGEGTPMVERTLAVIQWRRGDYRDAVRWIRSADAHWDAAGARRPRFEPMELAFAELLGDQDLIRAVGERAERSIDELEQQVGPDHRDLVGRKQLAAEAAVLLGQHAKARRLLQECVEGLRRSHGPEHPSTAWAERSLGSVLCRAGDRAEGLSLLRHALAVYESDYGAAHPYAAEGMASLGAAELACGLRDEAERHLREAWRINELAYGPVHPKLAFVFDDLAALLAEGDPRSAEAAALAARAAAIRADA; via the coding sequence GTGGATCACGCTCCGTACGACCGCATGTGGGCGACGTGGATCGCGGAGTCGGCCGGCCCGGGCATCGACGCCCTGCTGCGATCGGACACCGACCGGCTTCCGCCCGGCCTTCAAGAGCCGGGGTGCTGGACGCTCGTCCTGCTGTCCGCCACCCGCGCCGGGCAACAGCGCACCACCCAGCCCGAGCCCGTATGGGCCGGTACGGACGACCAGTTGGCCGCGTCCCGGACGGTGATCGTACGGGTGGACCGCGACCCGCTCCCCGGCCTGCGCGCGGTCGAGCACCTCATCGACCTCAGCGGCGCCGACGCATCCCGGGCCGGCGAGATCCTGCGGGAGGCACTGCACCGGCTCGGGATAGCGACAGCGACAGCGGCGGAACCACCGGCACCAGGCCACCCGGCCACCCCCGATCCCGGGTCACCGCATCCCGCGCCGTTCCCCGCCGACCGCCCCGTGCTGTGCCGCCTGCCGCCGGCGGACCGGACCTTCGTCGGACGTGACGACCTGCTCGCCCGCATCCACCGGTCGCTGGTGGCGGACACGGCACCGGCGGGCCCCCGCGGTGTCTGCTTATGGGGGCTCGGCGGAGTCGGCAAGACCAGCCTCGCACTGGAATACGCCCACCGGTTCCACCACTACTACGAGACCATCTGGTGGGTCAGAGCGGAGACCGCGGCCGATCTTCGGGCCGACCTCGCCGACCTCGCCGCGGAACTCGGCGTCCGGGGCGACCCCGACATGCCGGTGATGCTCCGCGAGCTGCTCCACGTCCTCGCTCGCTCCCAGGACGTCCTGCTGATCCTCGACAACGCCGAACCCGACGCGCAACTGCGGGAGGTGTGGCCGCACAGCAGCGGCGTCCACCTGCTCATCACCAGCAGGCAACCGGACTGGGCCGACTTGCTGAGAGCACGCGACCGGATGGAAGTACCGCTGCCCAGCGAGTCGGCGGCAACGGACATGCTGCTCGCGGCAAGCGAGGGACCCCCGGCGCGCGAGGCGCGGGCAGCGGCGGCGGCGATCGCCGAACAGCTCGGCCGGCTTCCCCTCGCGCTCTCCCACGTGGCCGCCTACGTGCGCCAGTCGGGAACCACACTGCAGCAGTTCGACGAGTTGCTCGGTACGTCCCGCGCGCGGTTGCTGACCCGGTACCGGCCGGACCCCGCCTCGCATCCGGTCGCGCTGACCTGGGAGCTGTCCCTGCGGCGGAGCGATCAGGAGACGCCAGGGGCGCGGGAGCTGATGAAGTTGTGCGCCACGCTCGCACCCGACGACATCCCGCGCCGGATGCTGCACGAGCACGCGAGCGCCGTCAGCGGAGCGCTGACACCGGTGCTCGGCGACGCTCTGGCCTTCGACGCGGCAGTACGGAGTCTCGTCAAATACTCCCTGGTGAAAGCCGCCCCTGACAGCCTGCAACTGCACCGCCTCGTGCAGGACGCCGTCCTCGCGGATCTCGATGCCGAGGAGGCCGCCGGATGGCTGGCCGACGCGGCCGCTCTGGTGCTCGCCGCGCTGCCCCAGCACGTCGACGATCCCGACCAGTGGCCCGACTGCGACCGGTTGACCACGCACGCGGCCGTCCTGGTGGCGCGGGCGGCGCGGTTGCCGGCCGCCGGGCTCGCCGCCGGCACCTCGCACGCCGTACGCGCCCGCATCTCCGTGCTCGCCCTGCGCTGCGGCGAGTACCAGCTGGAACGGGGCAACTTCTCCACGGCGGACGCACTCTTCCAGACCGCTGTCGACCTCGCCCGGGAGACCTCCGGCGGGTCCAGCGCGTCCTTCATCACCGCGGCGGCCCGGCACGCGCTGGCCCGCTACCGGCTGGCCGACCTTCCCGCGGCGCGCAGCACCGCCGAGTCCGCCGTGGCCGCCTGTTCTGAAGGAACCGACACCGCGGCGCAGATCCTCGCCTTCCACACGCTGTCCCGTGTCCTGGTCGAGTTCTCCGAACTCGACGAGGCCTACCGGCATGCCGAGCACGCCCACCACCTGCTGCGGGACGCACCCGCGTCGACCGTGATGGCGGTGGGCGAAGGGACCCCGATGGTGGAGAGGACGCTGGCCGTCATCCAGTGGCGCCGCGGCGACTACCGGGACGCTGTGCGATGGATACGTTCCGCCGACGCCCACTGGGACGCCGCCGGGGCGCGCAGGCCGCGCTTCGAACCCATGGAGCTCGCCTTCGCCGAACTGCTGGGGGATCAGGACCTGATCCGGGCCGTCGGTGAGCGCGCGGAGCGGTCCATCGACGAGCTGGAACAGCAGGTCGGCCCGGACCATCGCGATCTGGTCGGCAGGAAACAACTGGCAGCGGAGGCAGCCGTTCTGCTCGGGCAGCACGCCAAGGCCCGCCGCCTGCTCCAGGAGTGCGTCGAGGGGCTGCGGCGCAGTCACGGGCCGGAACACCCCAGCACCGCATGGGCGGAGCGCAGCCTGGGAAGCGTGCTGTGCCGTGCGGGGGACCGCGCGGAGGGCCTCTCCCTGCTCCGCCACGCCCTGGCCGTCTACGAGAGCGACTACGGGGCGGCCCACCCCTACGCCGCGGAAGGCATGGCGTCCCTCGGCGCGGCCGAACTGGCCTGCGGGTTGCGGGACGAGGCGGAACGGCACCTGCGCGAGGCCTGGCGGATCAACGAGCTCGCCTACGGGCCGGTCCATCCCAAGCTCGCATTCGTCTTCGACGACCTGGCCGCGCTCCTGGCGGAAGGCGATCCCCGGTCGGCCGAGGCAGCGGCGCTCGCCGCACGCGCAGCCGCGATACGGGCAGACGCATGA
- a CDS encoding NUDIX hydrolase, translated as MSTVHLRHAVRAVILDEDDRILLCRFVFAKPDGPMVVWAAPGGGVEAGESLLTALRRELREEVGLTCAADPPHVWHQVVLDPGHAAGFDGVINDYFLIRTASFDPRGALSDDELAAENVTRFEWWRPQHIIGYRGAELFSPRDLAGALATLLSGGPPETPVRLGE; from the coding sequence ATGTCAACGGTGCATCTGCGTCACGCAGTTCGCGCGGTCATCCTCGACGAGGACGACCGCATCCTGCTGTGCCGGTTCGTCTTCGCCAAGCCGGACGGCCCGATGGTCGTCTGGGCGGCCCCTGGCGGCGGCGTCGAAGCCGGCGAATCCCTGCTGACGGCGCTGCGCCGCGAGCTGCGGGAGGAGGTGGGCCTCACCTGCGCCGCGGACCCGCCGCACGTATGGCACCAGGTGGTCCTCGACCCGGGCCACGCGGCCGGTTTCGACGGTGTGATCAACGACTACTTCCTCATACGTACCGCATCCTTCGACCCCCGCGGCGCGCTGTCCGACGACGAGCTCGCGGCCGAGAACGTCACCCGGTTCGAGTGGTGGCGGCCGCAGCACATCATCGGCTACCGGGGTGCCGAGCTGTTCTCGCCCCGCGACCTGGCCGGCGCGCTGGCGACGCTGCTCTCCGGCGGCCCCCCGGAGACCCCGGTGCGCCTCGGCGAGTGA
- the tpg gene encoding telomere-protecting terminal protein Tpg: MGDIDEAIDRAGTEQFTRRPPKTPVAQMRLLLKAEKGSTRAVAARLGVSQRTVERYLARQRKNPRAALREALAREVARAWQPRVRQQARRRAATATGITVETRARFGYTAPVGTTDDPRMRRLTVHLPPQYAARLFDAQQQGAGDQALRGIVAEGLQEIYFKDNGARAQGLEVDITDIDYFDVSF; the protein is encoded by the coding sequence GTGGGGGACATCGACGAGGCGATCGACCGGGCGGGAACGGAGCAGTTCACCCGCAGGCCGCCCAAGACACCGGTGGCGCAGATGCGGCTGCTGCTGAAGGCCGAGAAGGGGTCCACGAGGGCGGTCGCGGCACGCCTGGGCGTCTCCCAGCGCACGGTGGAGCGCTATCTCGCCCGGCAGCGCAAGAACCCCCGGGCCGCCCTGCGGGAGGCGCTGGCCCGCGAGGTGGCCAGGGCGTGGCAGCCCCGCGTCCGCCAGCAGGCCCGCAGACGTGCCGCGACCGCCACCGGCATCACGGTGGAGACCCGCGCGCGCTTCGGCTACACCGCCCCGGTCGGCACCACCGACGACCCCCGCATGCGAAGGCTGACCGTGCACCTCCCGCCGCAGTACGCGGCCCGCCTCTTCGACGCGCAGCAGCAGGGCGCCGGCGACCAGGCGCTGCGCGGGATCGTCGCCGAGGGCCTCCAGGAGATCTACTTCAAGGACAACGGGGCCCGCGCCCAGGGCCTCGAAGTCGACATCACCGACATCGACTACTTCGACGTCTCCTTCTGA
- the tap gene encoding telomere-associated protein Tap, whose translation MPTEEELFAAVDDLLAGEPELPEPAERARLREAAGLTQARLAARLQTTTQSVKNWENGRAEPRPPRRGPYIRLLEGWAERYPLATAAEPEAFTPIPEPAAPPAAAPAAPVTPSGPAPAPVATAPAPAARTPYRTPAARRTARPAEPAPQDPRFRHGPLLVLDGDGSAYGVGGIVLDCPATTVPALVEWTLAEAGIGSGRLHRFGKDADPLVVLTEAAAVRLGLPARLEGFEARRGLRLPDDHKVVQQITRARWKLTQRGFGPWPRVYRPAQGGQRQCVQLAVVSWDALDPRSWGAAADLPAPELAYVLGTYAARVLTPRGSAATSGLELMSALRPPTRPERDQDGSWVSAPNPGALTAVLDPAPPEAPAEHPVAQDWKAAGGGFLDEEAYQWVRPMETLTDEECLLPWAVGIDINTAFLAAANRLTVGLDAPVHRSRPVFDKKIPGAWRVDLSHVAVDPRLPSPFTPSGEQPAGPAWYATPTVAYAVELGAEVRPLEAFLRFDTGAYLDPWHDRLREAYLATMADLGVPSGKDVGEQEFLAAMEHHKQADPGMAMVLSAIKSTVKNGIGKLRERPQGRRYVEGERWPALERPTWRPDIRAAVIAKARTNMHRKMLKTAATTGRYPLGVLSDCVVYASPGRSPMDFLPLTDEGRVLPGSFRLGAGPGLAKVEGVQPMMWAVELMDQGLNPARHVKGDGHDAVLDEGE comes from the coding sequence ATGCCCACTGAGGAAGAGCTGTTCGCGGCGGTCGACGATCTGCTGGCGGGGGAGCCGGAGCTTCCCGAACCGGCCGAGCGTGCGCGCTTGCGGGAGGCGGCCGGGCTGACCCAGGCCCGGCTCGCGGCGAGGCTGCAAACGACGACGCAGTCGGTGAAGAACTGGGAGAACGGCCGGGCCGAACCCCGCCCCCCGCGCCGCGGCCCGTACATCCGGCTGCTGGAGGGCTGGGCGGAGCGCTATCCCCTCGCCACCGCCGCCGAGCCCGAGGCGTTCACCCCGATCCCCGAGCCGGCCGCGCCGCCGGCCGCCGCCCCCGCCGCGCCCGTGACGCCTAGCGGGCCCGCGCCTGCGCCCGTGGCCACCGCCCCGGCCCCCGCGGCCCGGACGCCGTACCGCACACCGGCGGCGAGGAGGACGGCCCGGCCGGCCGAACCGGCCCCGCAGGACCCGCGCTTCCGGCACGGACCACTGCTGGTCCTGGACGGCGACGGGTCGGCGTACGGCGTCGGCGGGATCGTGCTGGACTGCCCCGCCACCACCGTGCCCGCGCTGGTGGAGTGGACCCTGGCGGAGGCAGGCATCGGATCCGGCCGGCTGCACCGGTTCGGCAAGGACGCCGATCCGCTGGTGGTGCTCACCGAGGCGGCCGCCGTCCGGCTCGGACTGCCCGCCCGCCTGGAGGGCTTCGAGGCGCGACGGGGCCTGCGGCTGCCCGACGACCACAAGGTGGTCCAGCAGATCACCCGCGCCCGCTGGAAGCTCACCCAGCGCGGCTTCGGGCCCTGGCCGCGCGTCTACCGGCCCGCGCAAGGCGGGCAGCGGCAGTGCGTGCAACTCGCCGTCGTGTCCTGGGACGCGCTGGACCCGCGGTCATGGGGCGCAGCCGCGGATCTGCCGGCGCCGGAACTGGCCTACGTCCTCGGTACGTACGCGGCCCGGGTGCTCACCCCGCGCGGCTCCGCGGCCACCTCGGGCCTGGAGCTGATGTCCGCGCTGCGACCGCCGACCCGGCCGGAGCGCGACCAGGACGGCAGCTGGGTCTCGGCACCCAACCCCGGCGCGTTGACCGCCGTACTGGATCCGGCGCCGCCGGAGGCCCCGGCTGAGCACCCCGTCGCACAGGACTGGAAAGCGGCCGGCGGCGGCTTCCTGGACGAGGAGGCGTACCAGTGGGTGCGCCCGATGGAGACCCTGACCGACGAGGAGTGCCTGCTGCCCTGGGCGGTGGGCATCGACATCAACACCGCGTTCCTCGCTGCGGCCAACCGGCTGACGGTGGGTCTGGACGCACCCGTCCACCGCAGCCGGCCGGTGTTCGACAAGAAGATCCCCGGCGCCTGGCGTGTCGACCTCTCGCACGTGGCCGTCGACCCCCGGCTGCCCAGCCCGTTCACCCCGTCCGGCGAGCAGCCGGCCGGACCCGCCTGGTACGCCACCCCGACCGTCGCCTACGCGGTGGAGCTGGGCGCCGAGGTGAGGCCGCTGGAGGCCTTCCTGCGGTTCGACACCGGCGCGTATCTCGACCCCTGGCACGACCGGCTGCGCGAGGCCTATCTCGCCACGATGGCCGACCTCGGCGTGCCGTCCGGCAAGGACGTCGGCGAGCAGGAGTTCCTGGCGGCGATGGAGCACCACAAGCAGGCCGACCCGGGTATGGCCATGGTGCTGTCGGCGATCAAGTCGACGGTGAAGAACGGCATCGGGAAACTCCGCGAGCGCCCGCAGGGCCGCCGCTACGTGGAGGGAGAGCGGTGGCCCGCGCTGGAACGTCCCACGTGGCGGCCGGACATCAGGGCCGCGGTCATCGCCAAGGCGCGCACGAACATGCACCGCAAGATGCTCAAGACCGCTGCCACGACGGGTCGTTATCCGCTCGGAGTGCTGTCGGACTGCGTCGTCTACGCCAGCCCCGGCCGTTCGCCGATGGACTTCCTGCCGCTCACCGACGAGGGGCGGGTGCTCCCTGGCTCCTTCCGGCTCGGTGCCGGGCCCGGGCTGGCGAAAGTGGAGGGCGTGCAGCCCATGATGTGGGCGGTCGAGCTGATGGACCAGGGTCTCAACCCGGCCCGGCACGTCAAGGGCGACGGCCACGACGCCGTCCTGGACGAGGGGGAGTAG
- a CDS encoding O-acetyl-ADP-ribose deacetylase has protein sequence MTAISLVQGDITQQRVDAIVNAANSSLLGGGGVDGAIHRRGGPEILAACRALRASHYGKGLGVGQAVATPAGRLDARWVIHTVGPVWSATEDRSAQLASCYRESLRVADELGAVSVAFPAVSTGVYGWPLDDGGRIALETVRDSRTAVADVRFVLFDETAYAAFARRQQE, from the coding sequence ATGACGGCCATCTCGCTCGTGCAGGGCGACATCACCCAGCAGCGCGTCGACGCCATCGTCAACGCGGCGAATTCCTCGCTCCTCGGCGGCGGCGGGGTCGACGGCGCCATCCACCGCCGCGGCGGTCCGGAGATCCTGGCGGCCTGCCGGGCGCTGCGCGCCTCGCACTACGGCAAGGGACTCGGCGTGGGACAGGCCGTGGCCACTCCCGCGGGACGCCTGGACGCGCGCTGGGTGATCCACACGGTGGGTCCTGTGTGGTCCGCGACCGAGGACCGCTCGGCGCAACTCGCCTCCTGCTACCGCGAATCGCTGCGGGTCGCAGATGAGCTGGGCGCGGTGTCGGTCGCCTTCCCCGCCGTCTCCACCGGGGTCTACGGGTGGCCGCTCGACGACGGGGGGCGCATCGCCCTGGAGACCGTACGCGACTCCCGGACCGCGGTGGCCGACGTGCGGTTCGTGCTCTTCGACGAGACGGCCTACGCGGCGTTCGCACGGCGGCAGCAGGAGTGA
- a CDS encoding lamin tail domain-containing protein: MSRIAFRLVSAALAAGAIVAAAALPASAADHGRSGPARSRVVIGDVHHAGRGSDVRSNRSLNEEWVTVTNKGRHSVRLDRWTLTDADHHVYRFGHVSLRGHQSVRIHTGNGRNTDRDLYQDRRASVFDKSRDTATLRDGRGHVVDTESWGGRHHR; the protein is encoded by the coding sequence GTGTCCCGTATTGCCTTCCGCCTCGTCTCGGCCGCCCTCGCCGCCGGAGCGATCGTGGCCGCCGCCGCCCTGCCCGCCTCCGCCGCGGACCACGGCCGGAGCGGCCCGGCGCGCTCGCGGGTCGTCATCGGCGACGTCCACCACGCCGGCCGCGGGTCGGACGTCCGGTCGAACCGCTCGCTGAACGAGGAGTGGGTCACCGTCACCAACAAGGGACGCCACTCGGTCAGGCTCGACCGCTGGACCCTCACCGACGCCGACCACCACGTCTACCGCTTCGGACACGTGAGCCTGCGCGGCCACCAGTCCGTACGGATCCACACCGGCAACGGGCGGAACACCGACCGCGACCTCTACCAGGACCGCCGCGCCTCGGTGTTCGACAAGAGCCGCGACACCGCGACCCTCCGCGACGGCCGCGGGCACGTGGTGGACACCGAGTCGTGGGGTGGCCGGCACCACCGCTGA
- a CDS encoding FBP domain-containing protein: MDALTDADLRASFVNCSKGEAKRVSLPRDLPDLPWADLDFLGWRDPGAPDRAYLVSPVAGGDPVGLTLRVAPGARRNLLRSSLCGLCLTGHGGGGVDLLAAPLAGPAGRQGNTVALYMCADLACSLYIRGKKTTALVRRMEETLTLDEHIARTRRNLDAFLAKVTGTAA, translated from the coding sequence ATGGATGCTCTGACCGACGCCGACCTCCGCGCCAGCTTCGTGAACTGTTCCAAGGGGGAGGCCAAGCGGGTCAGCCTGCCGCGGGACCTGCCGGACCTGCCGTGGGCCGACCTGGACTTCCTGGGATGGCGGGACCCGGGGGCGCCGGACCGGGCCTATCTGGTGAGCCCGGTGGCCGGCGGCGACCCGGTCGGCCTGACCCTGCGGGTCGCCCCCGGCGCCCGGCGGAACCTGCTGCGGAGCAGCCTGTGCGGGCTGTGCCTGACCGGGCACGGCGGCGGCGGTGTCGACCTGCTGGCGGCCCCGCTGGCCGGACCGGCCGGCCGCCAGGGCAACACGGTGGCGCTGTACATGTGCGCGGACCTGGCATGCTCGCTCTACATCCGCGGCAAGAAGACCACCGCGCTGGTGCGGCGCATGGAGGAGACCCTCACCCTCGACGAGCACATCGCCCGCACCCGCCGCAATCTGGACGCCTTCCTGGCCAAGGTCACCGGCACCGCCGCCTGA
- a CDS encoding NmrA family NAD(P)-binding protein: MIVVTTPTGSIGHQVLARVIEAGAPVRVIARDPFRLSPEVRDRIEVVKGSTDDPGAVAEVCAGADSVLWVLPPDPHAASVHGHAIDFTRPLCDAIGAQGVRRVVGVSSLGRGRARKAGQVSAVLAMDQLIESTGVNYRSLGMPGFMENLLWQVGPIRDQGAFFGLLPADHKGPACATRDVAATAAALLLDDSWTGQDDIALPGPEDLSPDDMAGTMSEVLGRPIAYRQIPAEAHRSQMLGHGMSGAWVQGLLDMAAAVEAGIYGSAPSGSRVACPTTFREWCQDVLRPVVAA, encoded by the coding sequence ATGATCGTCGTCACCACACCCACCGGAAGTATCGGGCACCAGGTCCTCGCGCGGGTCATCGAGGCCGGTGCGCCGGTCCGGGTGATCGCCCGTGACCCCTTCCGGCTGTCCCCGGAGGTCCGTGACCGGATCGAGGTGGTGAAGGGGTCGACCGACGACCCGGGCGCCGTCGCCGAGGTCTGCGCCGGGGCCGACAGCGTGCTGTGGGTGCTGCCGCCGGACCCGCACGCAGCGAGCGTCCACGGCCACGCCATCGACTTCACCCGGCCGCTGTGCGACGCGATCGGCGCCCAGGGCGTGCGGCGGGTGGTGGGCGTCTCCAGCCTGGGCCGGGGGAGGGCCAGGAAGGCCGGGCAGGTCTCCGCGGTCCTCGCGATGGACCAGCTGATCGAGAGCACCGGGGTGAACTACCGCTCGCTCGGCATGCCCGGCTTCATGGAGAACCTGCTCTGGCAGGTCGGGCCGATCAGGGACCAGGGCGCGTTCTTCGGCCTGCTGCCCGCCGACCACAAGGGTCCGGCCTGCGCCACCCGCGACGTCGCCGCCACCGCGGCCGCGCTGCTGCTCGACGACTCCTGGACCGGCCAGGACGACATCGCGCTGCCGGGCCCCGAGGACCTGTCTCCCGACGACATGGCCGGGACGATGTCCGAGGTGCTGGGCCGCCCGATCGCCTACCGGCAGATCCCCGCCGAGGCCCACCGGTCGCAGATGCTCGGCCATGGGATGAGCGGCGCGTGGGTCCAGGGACTGCTGGACATGGCGGCCGCGGTCGAGGCGGGCATCTACGGCAGCGCGCCGTCCGGGTCGAGGGTCGCCTGCCCGACGACCTTCCGGGAGTGGTGCCAGGACGTGCTGCGGCCCGTCGTGGCGGCCTGA
- a CDS encoding TetR/AcrR family transcriptional regulator yields the protein MARRGDELRDHILHTAKDVFLETGFERASMDALAARASTSKRTLYAHFESKDKLFLAVVDLVRELYLDRLRTPAEYADDDTEAVVLFCGRFLQTLLWAPTLRMCRLGITEAERLPEASARYYDAIFDSAHQRLADHLGLRYGLPAADRTRIAHDLLGRTLHPRFLRALFGTEQLLTERPGKESIAADVDLAPIRAAVAAALPTRR from the coding sequence ATGGCAAGGCGCGGCGACGAACTGCGGGACCACATCCTGCACACCGCGAAGGACGTCTTCCTCGAAACGGGCTTCGAGCGTGCCTCGATGGACGCGCTCGCCGCCCGCGCGTCGACCTCGAAGCGGACCCTCTACGCGCACTTCGAGAGCAAGGACAAGCTCTTCCTGGCCGTCGTCGACCTGGTGCGCGAGCTCTACCTCGACCGGCTCAGGACGCCCGCCGAGTACGCGGACGACGACACCGAGGCCGTGGTGCTCTTCTGCGGCCGCTTCCTGCAGACGCTGCTGTGGGCCCCCACGCTGCGCATGTGCCGGCTGGGCATCACCGAGGCCGAACGGCTCCCGGAGGCGTCGGCCCGCTACTACGACGCCATCTTCGACTCGGCGCACCAGCGGCTCGCCGACCACCTCGGGCTGCGGTACGGCCTGCCGGCGGCGGACCGTACCCGGATCGCGCACGACCTCCTCGGGCGCACCCTCCACCCGCGCTTCCTGCGGGCGCTGTTCGGCACAGAGCAGCTGCTCACCGAGCGCCCGGGCAAGGAGTCGATCGCCGCGGACGTCGACCTCGCGCCGATCCGTGCGGCGGTCGCCGCCGCCCTGCCGACGCGCCGATGA
- a CDS encoding SAM-dependent methyltransferase: MADGTALGDAESESAAELQAGIRTDIPHSARMYDYYLGGRTNYRPDREAANEVATIFPGIFLSAVENRDFMHRATRVLARSHGIRQWLDIGSGIPTSPNLHEVAQSIADDARVVYIDHDPIVLNYARALLRSTPAGRTAYVQADVTQPDSILSDQTVTATLDLSRPVALSLNALLHFIPDDRDAYGIVARLMAGLPSGSALAISHCTPDFAPEVWAEVEGVYRSAGTPGQVRTREEVARFFDGLDLIDPGIAVGHRWRPEESTRIETPLVTDEDVSLWVGVGIKP, encoded by the coding sequence ATGGCGGATGGGACAGCGCTCGGCGATGCGGAGTCCGAGTCGGCAGCCGAGCTGCAGGCGGGCATCCGGACGGACATCCCGCACAGCGCACGGATGTACGACTACTACCTCGGCGGGCGGACGAACTACCGCCCCGACCGCGAGGCCGCGAACGAAGTCGCGACGATCTTCCCCGGCATCTTCCTGAGCGCGGTGGAGAACCGCGACTTCATGCACCGGGCCACCCGCGTGCTGGCCCGCTCCCACGGGATCAGGCAGTGGCTGGACATCGGCAGCGGTATCCCGACCTCGCCGAACCTGCACGAGGTCGCGCAGAGCATCGCCGACGACGCGCGGGTGGTGTACATCGACCACGACCCGATCGTGCTGAACTACGCCCGCGCCCTGCTGCGCAGCACCCCCGCGGGCCGCACCGCCTACGTCCAGGCCGATGTGACACAGCCGGACTCGATCCTGTCCGACCAGACGGTCACCGCCACGCTGGACCTGTCACGGCCTGTCGCGCTGAGCCTGAACGCGCTGCTGCACTTCATCCCCGACGACCGTGACGCGTACGGCATCGTGGCCCGGCTGATGGCCGGGCTGCCGTCGGGCTCCGCGCTGGCGATCAGCCACTGCACGCCGGACTTCGCGCCCGAGGTCTGGGCGGAGGTGGAGGGCGTCTACCGCAGCGCGGGGACCCCGGGCCAGGTCCGTACCCGCGAGGAGGTCGCGCGCTTCTTCGACGGCCTCGACCTCATCGACCCCGGGATCGCCGTCGGCCACCGCTGGCGCCCGGAGGAGTCGACCCGCATCGAGACCCCGCTGGTCACGGACGAGGACGTGAGCCTGTGGGTGGGCGTCGGCATCAAGCCGTAG
- a CDS encoding GNAT family N-acetyltransferase, translated as MRDAQDVFRAMTVKRVTDLEPQLANCRAYWLGWGAADRADGDLTYYRSGLGNGQLNGVLRLRGSDEGEVGRALAEAKGALAGVPWLWWVGPDSAPGVADGLLERGAESLGAMPVMAVALDRVADVTGPPELTIETVEGAESLTEWVRAYSPSFAMGPELVDDAVRVEAGREDASRIVRLTARLEGQAVGTALMLDAHGVAGIYVVATVEDYRRRGIGAVLTAAALKTGRQRGLHIGTLQASGLGASVYARMGFEKVAEYQLFQPPAP; from the coding sequence ATGCGGGACGCTCAGGACGTTTTCCGGGCCATGACAGTGAAAAGGGTCACCGACCTCGAACCGCAGCTGGCTAACTGCCGGGCTTACTGGCTCGGCTGGGGAGCGGCAGACCGCGCCGACGGCGACCTCACCTACTACCGCAGTGGGCTCGGGAACGGTCAGCTCAACGGAGTGCTCCGGCTGCGGGGCAGCGATGAAGGTGAAGTCGGCCGCGCACTCGCCGAGGCAAAGGGCGCTCTGGCCGGCGTGCCCTGGCTCTGGTGGGTGGGACCGGACAGTGCGCCCGGGGTCGCTGACGGGCTTCTTGAGCGGGGCGCTGAAAGCCTCGGCGCGATGCCGGTCATGGCCGTCGCGCTCGATCGGGTCGCCGACGTGACAGGGCCGCCGGAGCTGACGATCGAAACCGTGGAAGGCGCCGAGTCCCTCACCGAATGGGTCCGGGCTTACAGTCCCTCCTTCGCAATGGGGCCGGAACTGGTAGACGATGCGGTGCGCGTGGAAGCGGGGCGTGAGGATGCCTCCCGTATCGTGCGCCTCACCGCGCGTCTTGAGGGACAGGCGGTAGGCACCGCCCTCATGCTCGATGCTCACGGTGTGGCCGGGATCTACGTGGTCGCGACGGTCGAGGACTACCGCCGCCGAGGCATCGGCGCGGTGCTCACCGCGGCTGCCTTGAAGACGGGCCGTCAGCGGGGGCTGCACATCGGCACCCTCCAGGCCAGCGGACTGGGCGCATCTGTCTACGCGCGCATGGGGTTTGAGAAAGTCGCCGAGTATCAGCTCTTCCAGCCTCCGGCGCCCTAG